One Setaria viridis chromosome 7, Setaria_viridis_v4.0, whole genome shotgun sequence genomic region harbors:
- the LOC140223328 gene encoding uncharacterized protein, producing the protein MYLLADTLAIYTLGHMSISCKPDEHHKLMAFWAPFFLVHLGGQDTITAYSMEDNQLWLRHALTFLVQAVGTVYVFYKNIGRQWALVMAAVMMFLAGVLKIFERVWALSSSSLDSISNYLGNVEIRQKDEPYSARGERQLDAGMVLQVAHDLLYICMGQFVDDKVCPSKFQMDCIKLFLEKNGSTYELIGMQLSLMYDIFYNKAAAIHTWWGRCFRAVSLLSTATSFLLFHFSTVTDGYNRVDVVITYILLVGASLLEMASVLKAMGIISADTKVFVRGEIKRTVQACEGRENLMRSYRGQCVLQRYELLEDLTWSTEMEFDDSILAWHLATHEFLKHSNGLNANLVNATKALSDYMMFLFVERPYMLPPPVRPSLYDKAMEELKKSKNWLEIGPQDRNGSAVPACTHGANLATQLLNKRRNMPELLQVVFGVWVEMLCYAAHHCSRDSHARQLNCGGDFITIVWLLTAAEFNNAYYHEGWFKERVHGWRCSLPLSWRYRCRSIWGCLLFPCVCLLVSCFCCIFRDFRDSFRPEFLCFGLHPNRSSERPDPSGSRGNM; encoded by the exons ATGTACTTGCTTGCTGACACCTTAGCTATATACACCCTTGGTCATATGTCCATCAGTTGCAAGCCAGATGAGCACCACAAGCTCATGGCGTTCTGGGCACCGTTCTTCCTGGTGCATCTCGGAGGCCAGGATACCATCACCGCTTACTCCATGGAGGATAATCAACTCTGGCTACGTCATGCGCTTACTTTTTTGGTGCAGGCCGTGGGAACAGTTTATGTCTTTTACAAGAATATCGGCAGACAGTGGGCACTGGTCATGGCCGCAGTCATGATGTTTCTTGCTGGTGTTCTGAAGATTTTTGAGAGAGTATGGGCCCTCAGCTCCTCCAGCCTGGATAGCATAAGCAATTATCTTGGCAATGTTGAAATTAGGCAAAAGGATGAGCCTTACTCCGCACGCGGAGAGCGGCAGCTGGATGCTGGAATGGTTCTACAGGTTGCTCATGACCTGCTTTATATTTGCATGGGACAATTTGTGGATGATAAAGTCTGTCCGTCCAAGTTTCAGATGGATTGCATAAAGCTTTTCCTTGAAAAAAACGGCAGCACATATGAGTTGATTGGGATGCAGCTCTCCTTGATGTATGACATCTTTTACAACAAGGCAGCGGCGATCCATACATGGTGGGGACGCTGCTTCCGTGCTGTTTCGTTACTCAGCACTGCTACATCATTCTTGCTGTTTCATTTCAGCACTGTCACAGATGGTTACAACAGAGTCGATGTGGTCATCACTTACATACTGCTTGTTGGGGCTTCCCTCCTGGAGATGGCATCAGTGTTGAAGGCAATGGG GATTATTTCGGCGGATACTAAGGTGTTTGTCCGGGGTGAGATAAAGAGAACGGTGCAAGCTTGTGAAGGCAGAGAGAATCTGATGAGAAGTTACCGTGGTCAGTGCGTGCTTCAGAGATATGAATTGCTGGAGGATCTCACATGGAGCACGGAGATGGAGTTTGATGACAGCATCCTTGCTTGGCACCTTGCCACCCACGAGTTCCTCAAGCATTCTAATGGACTTAATGCAAACCTTGTGAATGCAACCAAGGCACTCTCTGACTACATGATGTTCCTCTTTGTGGAACGTCCATACATGCTGCCACCCCCTGTTCGCCCAAGTTTGTATGACAAAGCCATGGAAGAGTTGAAGAAATCCAAGAATTGGCTAGAGATTGGCCCTCAAGATAGGAATGGTTCAGCTGTCCCTGCCTGTACCCATGGAGCAAACCTCGCCACACAGCTGCTAAACAAGAGGCGCAACATGCCGGAGCTGCTGCAGGTGGTGTTTGGGGTGTGGGTGGAGATGCTGTGCTACGCCGCACATCACTGCAGCAGGGACTCCCATGCCAGGCAGCTCAACTGTGGCGGCGATTTCATTACCATTGTGTGGCTTCTGACAGCTGCTGAGTTTAATAACGCTTACTATCATGAAGGATGGTTTAAGGAGCGGGTGCACGGCTGGCGATGCAGCTTGCCCCTCAGCTGGCGCTACAGATGTCGCAGCATCTGGGGGTGTTTACTGTTTCCATGCGTTTGTCTGTTAGTGTCATGCTTCTGTTGTATCTTCAGGGACTTCAGGGACAGTTTTCGACCGGAATTTTTATGTTTTGGACTACACCCCAATAGGTCATCAGAGCGGCCAGATCCCAGCGGCTCTCGTGGAAATATGTGA